The Oncorhynchus mykiss isolate Arlee chromosome 28, USDA_OmykA_1.1, whole genome shotgun sequence genome includes a window with the following:
- the LOC110508761 gene encoding class E basic helix-loop-helix protein 22-like gives MDSFRPGSSIGLSPSPRDRQSPIRFDREHSQPGTMAGCRAGTLGFPSESLCVKYGEFLKNTAAAAESSGGEQSQDDDSDGIGRSDMVLFPEERLMASMAKCDAAGKKHKEQKVLRLNINARERRRMHDLNDALDELRSVIPYAHSPSVRKLSKIATLLLAKNYILMQAQALEEMRRLVSYLNHGPGVTAANTAGAPGLGRYDQQTGYPFSAGVPDPFNSNANLFNK, from the coding sequence ATGGATTCTTTCAGACCGGGCTCCAGCATAGGACTGTCTCCCTCTCCAAGAGACCGACAATCACCCATCCGTTTTGATCGGGAGCACTCACAACCGGGAACAATGGCCGGATGTCGGGCGGGAACACTTGGCTTCCCATCCGAATCGTTGTGCGTAAAGTACGGGGAATTTTTAAAGAACACCGCCGCAGCAGCGGAGAGCAGTGGTGGGGAGCAGAGTCAGGATGATGACAGTGATGGCATTGGTCGGAGTGACATGGTGCTTTTTCCAGAGGAAAGGCTCATGGCATCAATGGCCAAATGTGACGCAGCAGGTAAGAAACACAAAGAGCAGAAGGTGTTGAGGCTCAACATTAACGcccgagagaggaggaggatgcacGACCTGAACGACGCGCTCGATGAACTGCGGTCGGTGATCCCCTACGCGCACAGCCCATCCGTACGGAAGTTATCAAAAATAGCCACTTTGCTCCTCGCCAAAAACTATATCCTCATGCAGGCACAAGCACTTGAAGAGATGAGAAGACTTGTTAGTTATCTTAACCATGGACCTGGCGTTACTGCTGCGAATACTGCTGGTGCACCCGGATTAGGGCGGTATGACCAGCAGACAGGATACCCGTTCTCTGCTGGGGTTCCGGACCCTTTCAATAGCAATGCAAATCTcttcaataaataa